In Streptomyces hawaiiensis, one genomic interval encodes:
- a CDS encoding exonuclease SbcCD subunit D → MRLLHTSDWHLGRAFHRVNMLGAQAEFIGHLVTTVRERAVDAVVVSGDVYDRAVPPLAAVELFDDALHRLADLGVPTVMISGNHDSARRLGVGAGLIGRAGIHLRTEPSAAGTPVVLADADGEVAFYGLPYLEPALVKDEFGVAKAGHEAVLAAAMDRVRADLATRAPGTRSVVLAHAFVTGGEPSDSERDITVGGVAAVPAGVFDGVDYVALGHLHGCQTLTDRVRYSGSPLPYSFSEAAHRKSMWLVDLAADGSVDAERVDCPVPRALARIRGTLEDLLADPDLTRHEEAWVEATLTDPVRPADPMARLTERFPHTLSLVFDPDRAEDESEVSYARRLAGRSDQQIAEDFVAHVRGAGPDPHEQTVLRDAFDAVRADETVREVAR, encoded by the coding sequence TTGAGGCTGCTGCACACCTCCGACTGGCACCTCGGCCGGGCGTTCCACCGGGTGAACATGCTCGGCGCCCAGGCCGAGTTCATCGGCCACCTCGTCACCACCGTGCGGGAGCGGGCCGTCGACGCGGTGGTCGTGTCGGGAGACGTCTACGACCGTGCGGTGCCGCCGCTCGCCGCCGTCGAGCTGTTCGACGACGCCCTGCACCGCCTCGCCGACCTCGGCGTGCCGACGGTGATGATCTCCGGGAACCACGACTCGGCCCGCCGGCTGGGCGTCGGCGCCGGACTCATCGGGCGGGCCGGCATCCATCTGCGGACCGAGCCGTCGGCGGCCGGCACCCCGGTGGTGCTGGCGGACGCCGACGGGGAAGTCGCCTTCTACGGGCTGCCCTACCTCGAACCGGCCCTGGTGAAGGACGAGTTCGGGGTGGCGAAGGCCGGGCACGAGGCCGTGCTGGCCGCCGCCATGGACCGGGTCCGCGCCGACCTCGCCACCCGGGCGCCCGGCACCCGCTCCGTCGTCCTCGCGCACGCCTTCGTCACCGGCGGCGAACCCAGCGACAGCGAGCGGGACATCACCGTCGGCGGCGTCGCCGCGGTACCGGCCGGGGTCTTCGACGGCGTCGACTATGTGGCGCTCGGGCATCTGCACGGCTGCCAGACCCTCACCGACCGCGTCCGCTACTCCGGCTCCCCGCTGCCCTACTCCTTCTCGGAGGCCGCCCACCGCAAGAGCATGTGGCTGGTCGACCTGGCCGCCGACGGCTCCGTGGACGCCGAGCGCGTCGACTGCCCGGTGCCCCGCGCCCTGGCCCGGATCCGGGGCACGCTGGAGGACCTGCTCGCCGACCCGGATTTGACACGGCACGAGGAGGCATGGGTCGAGGCGACCCTCACCGACCCGGTCCGCCCGGCCGACCCGATGGCCCGGCTCACCGAGCGCTTCCCGCACACGCTCAGCCTCGTCTTCGACCCCGACCGCGCCGAGGACGAGTCCGAGGTGTCGTACGCCCGGCGCCTCGCCGGCCGCAGCGACCAGCAGATCGCGGAGGACTTCGTCGCCCATGTGCGCGGCGCCGGACCCGACCCGCACGAACAGACCGTGCTGCGCGACGCGTTCGACGCGGTGCGGGCCGACGAGACCGTACGGGAGGTGGCCCGGTGA
- a CDS encoding YigZ family protein, with translation MQDEYRTVAGAGVHETEVNRSRFLCALAPAATEQEAQDFIATVRKEHADASHNCWAYVIGADASVQKASDDGEPGGTAGVPMLQMLLRRDMRYVVAVVTRYYGGVKLGAGGLIRAYGGAVGEALDTLGTRTRRRFRLATVTVDHQRAGKLENDLRTTGHEVRGVRYEEAVTIDIALPDADVDTFRSWLADATAGTAGFEPGGEAYGDA, from the coding sequence ATGCAGGACGAATACCGCACGGTCGCCGGCGCCGGCGTGCACGAGACCGAGGTCAACCGCTCCCGCTTCCTGTGCGCCCTCGCCCCGGCGGCCACCGAGCAGGAGGCGCAGGACTTCATCGCCACGGTCCGCAAGGAACACGCCGACGCCTCCCACAACTGCTGGGCCTACGTCATCGGCGCCGACGCCTCCGTCCAGAAGGCGAGCGACGACGGCGAACCCGGCGGCACCGCCGGCGTCCCCATGCTCCAGATGCTGCTGCGCCGCGACATGCGGTACGTCGTCGCCGTCGTCACCCGCTACTACGGCGGCGTCAAACTCGGCGCCGGCGGTCTGATCCGCGCCTACGGCGGAGCGGTCGGCGAGGCCCTTGACACCCTCGGCACCCGCACCCGCCGCAGGTTCCGGCTGGCCACGGTCACCGTCGACCACCAGCGGGCCGGCAAACTCGAGAACGACCTGCGCACCACCGGGCACGAAGTCCGCGGCGTGCGCTACGAGGAGGCGGTCACGATCGACATCGCCCTCCCGGACGCCGACGTGGACACCTTCCGGTCCTGGCTCGCCGACGCCACCGCCGGGACGGCCGGGTTCGAACCGGGCGGGGAGGCGTACGGGGACGCCTGA
- a CDS encoding SixA phosphatase family protein, translated as MIERAGAGPQRRLVVLRHAKSAWPLDVADHERPLAPRGRRDAPAAGRALADADLLPDLALCSTAVRARRTWGLAAAEWGTPPPVRHDRRLYAAGPSGLLAVVHEVPAEVETLLLIGHNPGLEELVLALAGDGLDDTLEQVRTKFPTSAIAVLSWRGTAWPALAPGTALLTSLTVPRGAKK; from the coding sequence GTGATCGAACGCGCCGGAGCAGGCCCGCAGCGCCGCCTGGTCGTGCTGCGGCACGCCAAGTCCGCCTGGCCCCTGGACGTCGCCGACCACGAACGTCCTCTCGCCCCGCGCGGCCGCCGGGACGCCCCCGCAGCCGGGCGGGCCCTGGCCGACGCGGACCTCCTGCCGGACCTCGCGCTGTGCTCCACCGCCGTACGCGCCCGCCGGACCTGGGGCCTGGCCGCCGCCGAGTGGGGCACACCCCCGCCGGTCCGCCACGACCGGCGGCTGTACGCCGCCGGCCCCTCCGGCCTGCTGGCCGTCGTCCACGAGGTGCCCGCCGAGGTGGAGACGCTGCTGCTGATCGGGCACAACCCCGGGCTGGAGGAACTGGTCCTGGCCCTCGCCGGCGACGGCCTCGACGACACCCTGGAGCAGGTCCGTACGAAGTTCCCCACCTCGGCGATCGCCGTCCTGTCCTGGCGCGGCACGGCCTGGCCCGCCCTCGCCCCCGGCACCGCGCTGCTCACGTCCCTGACCGTGCCCCGGGGCGCGAAGAAGTAG
- a CDS encoding ABC transporter ATP-binding protein, which yields MSGAGATAGAGLRADRVSRSAGGRLILDGVALAPETGSTVGVLGPNGSGKSTLLRLLAGLLTPTSGVVTLDGTPLGDLPRRTVARRLAVVEQQSDTQVELTVEDIVRLGRVPHRRAWTPACADDERAVRAALERTGLDGRSGRLWHTLSGGERQRVQIARALAQEPRELLLDEPTNHLDIHHQLDLLTLVTGLPVTTVVALHDLNLAAMYCDRVVVLSAGRVVAGGTPEDVLTAELIAEVYGVRAAVSREGPEGRPHVRFLGTLA from the coding sequence GTGAGCGGCGCGGGGGCGACGGCGGGGGCGGGGCTGCGGGCCGACCGGGTCAGCCGCAGTGCCGGCGGGCGTCTCATCCTGGACGGCGTCGCCCTCGCCCCGGAGACCGGCTCCACGGTCGGCGTCCTCGGTCCCAACGGCTCCGGCAAGTCCACGCTGCTGCGGCTGCTGGCCGGGCTGCTCACGCCGACCTCCGGAGTCGTCACCCTCGACGGCACACCGCTGGGCGACCTGCCCCGCCGCACGGTCGCACGCCGCCTCGCCGTCGTCGAGCAACAGTCGGACACCCAGGTGGAGTTGACGGTCGAGGACATTGTGCGGCTGGGTCGCGTCCCGCACCGCCGCGCCTGGACACCCGCCTGCGCGGACGACGAGCGGGCCGTGCGCGCCGCCCTGGAGCGCACGGGCCTCGACGGCCGCTCCGGCCGACTCTGGCACACCCTCTCGGGCGGCGAACGCCAGCGGGTGCAGATCGCCCGCGCGCTCGCCCAGGAACCCCGCGAACTCCTCCTCGACGAACCCACCAACCACCTCGACATCCACCACCAGCTCGACCTGCTCACCCTGGTCACAGGCCTGCCGGTCACGACCGTCGTCGCCCTGCACGACCTCAACCTCGCGGCGATGTACTGCGATCGGGTCGTCGTACTGTCCGCGGGGCGGGTCGTGGCGGGAGGCACCCCCGAGGACGTCCTCACGGCCGAGCTCATCGCCGAGGTGTACGGGGTGCGGGCCGCCGTCAGCCGCGAAGGGCCCGAGGGGCGGCCCCATGTGCGGTTCCTGGGCACGCTGGCCTGA
- a CDS encoding iron chelate uptake ABC transporter family permease subunit, translating into MTAQGPPDAGVRPRRGAGLALGAAGAVALAASVAVALTIGPADLRVGDVWSVVAAHLGLGSSQLTPIRDGIVWQLRLPRTLLAAVCGAGLAVCGAVMQSLLRNPLADPFVLGVSSGASTGAVLVVVLGAGGGALSVSAGAFLGALLSFALVLLLSHTLGGTTDRVVLAGVAAMQLFSALTSFVVMTSADAETTRGVLFWLLGSLGGAGWTDVWLCLAVLAVALVVCLSYARTLDAFAFGQDAAAALGVSVARTRLVLLCVTALLTAALVSSAGAIGFVGLVLPHAARALTGPGHTRLLPVTALAGAVFLVWVDTLARTVLDPQEVPVGVVTSLIGVPAFVAVLYRTRRAR; encoded by the coding sequence GTGACCGCCCAAGGTCCGCCGGATGCCGGGGTCCGGCCCCGGCGCGGGGCCGGACTCGCCCTGGGGGCGGCCGGGGCCGTCGCGCTCGCCGCGTCCGTCGCGGTGGCCCTCACCATCGGTCCCGCCGACCTCCGCGTCGGTGACGTGTGGTCCGTCGTGGCCGCCCACCTCGGCCTCGGCAGCTCGCAGCTGACGCCGATCCGGGACGGGATCGTCTGGCAGCTGCGACTGCCGCGCACCCTGCTCGCGGCCGTGTGCGGAGCCGGACTCGCCGTGTGCGGGGCGGTGATGCAGTCGCTGCTGCGCAACCCGCTCGCCGACCCCTTCGTACTCGGGGTGTCCTCGGGCGCCTCCACCGGAGCGGTCCTCGTGGTCGTGCTCGGCGCGGGTGGCGGTGCCCTCTCGGTGTCGGCGGGCGCGTTCCTCGGCGCCCTGCTGTCCTTCGCGCTGGTGCTGCTGCTCAGCCACACCCTCGGCGGCACCACCGACCGGGTGGTCCTCGCGGGCGTCGCCGCCATGCAGCTCTTCTCCGCGCTCACCTCCTTCGTCGTGATGACCTCCGCCGACGCCGAGACCACCCGCGGTGTGCTGTTCTGGCTCCTCGGCTCACTCGGCGGCGCCGGCTGGACCGACGTATGGCTGTGCCTGGCGGTGCTGGCCGTGGCGCTCGTGGTGTGCCTGTCGTACGCCCGTACCCTCGACGCCTTCGCCTTCGGGCAGGACGCGGCGGCCGCGCTCGGGGTGTCCGTCGCCCGCACCCGCCTGGTGCTGCTGTGCGTCACGGCCCTGCTCACCGCCGCGCTGGTCAGCTCGGCCGGGGCGATCGGCTTCGTCGGACTGGTCCTGCCGCACGCCGCCCGGGCCCTGACCGGCCCCGGGCACACGCGGCTGCTGCCGGTCACCGCCCTCGCGGGGGCGGTGTTCCTCGTATGGGTGGACACCCTGGCCCGAACGGTCCTCGATCCGCAGGAGGTTCCGGTGGGGGTCGTGACGTCGCTGATCGGGGTGCCGGCGTTCGTGGCGGTGCTGTACCGGACGCGGAGGGCGCGGTGA
- a CDS encoding ABC transporter substrate-binding protein — protein sequence MPLAPPARAAALLAAGSLLLTGCGGAEATDAKAAVTLSNCGHEVRVAAAPRHAVSLNQGTTEILLSLGLADRLAGTATWTDPVMKGLEKADAEVPRIADNTPSFERVLDAEPDFVAASFVSTLGKGGVATREQFEKLGVPTYVSPSDCAGKDNSGGGDGARDKALGIDTVYGEVCDLATVFGVKGRGDALVSSLRQRMKKATAGIDASDVTLLYWFANSESPYMAGCCGAPGIITRALGAKNVFDDTHEEWPQVNWETVADRDPDVLVIGDLTRKSQTAESAAKKIAFLESNPVTRNMDAVRHKRYVLLSGQAMNPTIRTVEGVEQVAAGLRRSGLVK from the coding sequence GTGCCCCTCGCTCCACCCGCCCGTGCCGCTGCCCTGCTCGCGGCCGGCTCCCTGCTCCTGACCGGCTGCGGGGGCGCCGAGGCCACCGACGCGAAGGCCGCCGTCACACTCTCCAACTGCGGGCACGAGGTCCGCGTCGCGGCCGCGCCGCGGCACGCCGTGTCCCTCAACCAGGGCACCACCGAGATCCTGCTCTCCCTCGGCCTGGCCGACCGCCTCGCGGGCACGGCCACCTGGACCGACCCCGTGATGAAGGGGCTGGAGAAGGCCGACGCCGAGGTGCCGCGCATCGCCGACAACACCCCGTCCTTCGAACGCGTCCTGGACGCCGAGCCCGACTTCGTCGCCGCGTCGTTCGTCTCCACCCTCGGCAAGGGCGGCGTCGCCACCCGCGAGCAGTTCGAGAAGCTCGGCGTCCCCACCTACGTCTCCCCGTCCGACTGCGCGGGCAAGGACAACTCGGGCGGCGGTGACGGCGCACGCGACAAGGCTCTGGGCATCGACACCGTCTACGGCGAAGTATGTGACCTCGCGACCGTGTTCGGAGTGAAGGGTCGCGGCGACGCGCTCGTGTCCTCCCTCCGGCAGCGCATGAAGAAGGCCACGGCGGGCATCGACGCCTCCGACGTCACCCTCCTCTACTGGTTCGCGAACTCCGAGTCGCCCTACATGGCGGGCTGTTGCGGAGCGCCCGGCATCATCACCCGGGCCCTCGGCGCGAAGAACGTCTTCGACGACACACACGAGGAGTGGCCGCAGGTCAACTGGGAGACGGTCGCCGACCGCGACCCCGACGTCCTCGTCATCGGCGACCTGACCCGTAAGTCGCAGACCGCCGAGTCGGCCGCGAAGAAGATCGCCTTCCTGGAGTCCAACCCGGTCACCAGGAACATGGACGCCGTCCGGCACAAGCGGTACGTGCTGCTCAGCGGGCAGGCCATGAACCCGACCATCCGCACCGTCGAGGGCGTGGAGCAGGTGGCCGCCGGGCTGCGCCGGTCCGGGCTGGTGAAGTGA
- a CDS encoding CoA-binding protein gives MYGDEAAVRRILTELGDTWAVVGLSSNEQRAAYGVAAVLQRFGKRVVPVHPKAETVHGEKGYASLADIPFDVDVVDVFVNSDLAGAVADEAAAKGAKAVWFQLGVIDEGAYDRARAAGLEMVMDRCPAIEIPRLSHHRVQES, from the coding sequence GTGTACGGCGACGAGGCAGCGGTCCGCAGGATCCTCACCGAGCTCGGCGACACCTGGGCCGTGGTGGGCCTGTCGTCGAACGAGCAGCGGGCGGCGTACGGCGTCGCGGCCGTGCTCCAGCGCTTCGGCAAGCGCGTCGTGCCGGTGCATCCGAAGGCGGAGACGGTGCACGGGGAGAAGGGGTACGCGAGCCTGGCGGACATCCCCTTCGACGTGGACGTCGTCGACGTGTTCGTGAACAGCGACCTCGCCGGGGCCGTCGCGGACGAGGCGGCCGCCAAGGGCGCGAAGGCCGTCTGGTTCCAGCTCGGCGTCATCGACGAGGGGGCGTACGACCGGGCCCGCGCGGCGGGGCTGGAGATGGTGATGGACCGCTGCCCGGCGATCGAGATCCCACGGCTGTCTCATCACCGCGTACAGGAATCCTGA
- a CDS encoding APC family permease: protein MERNGLRRDVGLIGLMWASVGSIIGSGWLYGAEKAVVAAGPAAILSWLIGAVAIVLLALVHAELGGMFPVAGGTARYPHYAFGGLAGMSFGWFSWLQAATVAPIEVEAMIGYAGHWHWARGFQHAKDGTLTTSGFVVAVALMAVFVVVNFLGVRILAHTNSAATWWKVAVPLAAIFIIAAGNFHPGNFTEHGFAPFGAHGVLSAVSSSGIIFALLGFEQAIQLAGESRDPQRDLPRATIGSVAIGAAIYVLLQVVFIAALPLSSFAHGWTKLDYPGISGPWAGLATVVGLGWLSVVLYLDAVVSPGGTGLIYTTATSRVSYGLARNGYAPKLFARTDARGVPWFGLIVSFVTGVVCFLPFPSWQQLVSFITSASVLMYAGAPLAYGVFADRLPHRARPYRLPAGKVLSPLSFVVANLIIYWSTWDTLWRLGVAIVLGYVLLGGYAWYATRKGLPDAPRLDFKAAQWLPVYLLGMGVISWQGGFGGQGHLGLWWDILVVAVFSLAIYYWARACASPSGEIERSIEEVTVEEVPVH from the coding sequence ATGGAAAGAAACGGCCTGCGCCGGGATGTCGGGCTGATCGGGCTCATGTGGGCGTCGGTCGGGTCCATCATCGGCTCGGGCTGGTTGTACGGCGCCGAGAAGGCCGTCGTGGCGGCCGGCCCCGCGGCGATCCTGTCCTGGCTGATCGGCGCCGTTGCGATCGTGCTGCTGGCCCTGGTGCACGCGGAACTCGGCGGCATGTTCCCGGTCGCGGGCGGCACGGCCCGTTATCCGCACTACGCGTTCGGCGGGCTGGCCGGCATGTCCTTCGGCTGGTTCTCCTGGCTCCAGGCGGCGACGGTGGCCCCGATCGAGGTCGAGGCCATGATCGGCTACGCCGGACACTGGCACTGGGCGCGGGGCTTCCAGCACGCGAAGGACGGGACGCTGACGACGAGCGGCTTCGTCGTCGCCGTCGCGCTGATGGCCGTGTTCGTCGTCGTCAACTTCCTCGGCGTGCGGATCCTGGCCCACACCAACAGCGCCGCCACCTGGTGGAAGGTGGCCGTGCCGCTGGCCGCGATCTTCATCATCGCGGCCGGCAACTTCCACCCGGGCAACTTCACCGAGCACGGCTTCGCCCCGTTCGGGGCCCACGGGGTGCTGAGCGCCGTCAGTTCCAGCGGCATCATCTTCGCCCTGCTGGGCTTCGAGCAGGCGATCCAGCTGGCGGGCGAGAGCCGCGACCCGCAGCGGGACCTGCCGCGCGCCACGATCGGCTCGGTCGCCATCGGGGCGGCCATCTACGTCCTGCTCCAGGTCGTCTTCATCGCCGCCCTGCCGCTGAGCTCCTTCGCGCACGGCTGGACCAAGCTCGACTACCCCGGCATCAGCGGCCCGTGGGCGGGCCTGGCGACCGTGGTGGGCCTCGGCTGGCTGAGCGTGGTGCTGTACCTGGACGCGGTGGTCTCCCCCGGCGGCACCGGCCTGATCTACACGACGGCCACGTCCCGCGTCTCCTACGGGCTGGCCCGCAACGGCTACGCGCCGAAGCTCTTCGCCCGCACCGACGCGCGCGGTGTGCCGTGGTTCGGGCTGATCGTGTCCTTCGTGACCGGCGTGGTCTGCTTCCTGCCGTTCCCGAGCTGGCAGCAGCTGGTCAGCTTCATCACCTCGGCGAGCGTGCTGATGTACGCGGGCGCCCCGCTGGCCTACGGCGTCTTCGCGGACCGGCTGCCGCACCGGGCGCGCCCCTACCGCCTGCCCGCCGGGAAGGTCCTCTCGCCGCTGTCGTTCGTGGTGGCCAACCTCATCATCTACTGGTCCACCTGGGACACCCTGTGGCGGCTCGGCGTGGCCATCGTCCTCGGCTACGTCCTGCTCGGCGGCTACGCCTGGTACGCCACCCGCAAGGGTCTGCCCGACGCGCCCCGCCTCGACTTCAAGGCCGCCCAGTGGCTGCCCGTCTACCTGCTGGGCATGGGCGTCATCTCCTGGCAGGGCGGCTTCGGCGGCCAGGGGCACCTCGGACTGTGGTGGGACATCCTGGTCGTCGCGGTGTTCTCGCTGGCGATCTACTACTGGGCCCGGGCCTGCGCCTCCCCGTCCGGGGAGATCGAGCGAAGCATCGAGGAGGTGACGGTCGAGGAGGTGCCCGTCCACTGA
- a CDS encoding 4-hydroxybenzoate 3-monooxygenase — MTHAFPPADSGAPQRFPVVVVGAGPAGLTVGNILRAASVDCLVLETETREFIEQRPRAGVIEEWAVRGLEKRGLARNLLDSAELHTACEFRFVGERYRFPYGELTGSHHFVYPQPLLVTDLVREYADVRGGRIRFGVRDVRVQDLGTDRPSVSYTCPETGERHVVHCDFVAGCDGARGVTRASLPPERVRIARHDYGIGWLALLAEAPPSADCVLFGCHARGFAGQMPRSPQVTRYYLQCPPGDDPENWPHERVWSELQERLGAAGVPPLTEGRLIEKRVLDMHDYVVEPMVHGRLYLAGDAAHLVAPIAAKGMNLALHDAFLLGDALVARLTTGDGSGLDGYAQACLRRVWDYQEFSQWLSEVYHGTAAGDPFRAGTTLARLRRLFTSPAAAAAFAEQYLGTAARH; from the coding sequence ATGACCCACGCCTTTCCGCCCGCGGACTCCGGCGCCCCGCAACGCTTCCCAGTCGTTGTCGTGGGTGCCGGTCCCGCGGGTCTGACGGTCGGCAACATCCTGCGGGCCGCGTCCGTGGACTGCCTGGTGCTGGAGACCGAGACCCGGGAGTTCATCGAACAGCGGCCCCGGGCCGGGGTCATCGAGGAATGGGCCGTACGCGGCTTGGAGAAGCGGGGTCTCGCCCGCAATCTGCTGGACAGCGCGGAACTGCACACGGCCTGCGAGTTCCGCTTCGTCGGGGAGCGTTATCGGTTCCCGTACGGCGAGCTGACGGGCAGCCACCACTTCGTCTACCCGCAGCCGTTGCTGGTGACGGACCTGGTGCGCGAGTACGCCGATGTCCGGGGCGGCCGGATCCGCTTCGGCGTCCGGGACGTGCGGGTCCAGGACCTCGGCACCGACCGGCCGTCGGTGTCGTACACCTGCCCCGAGACGGGTGAACGCCACGTCGTGCACTGCGACTTCGTCGCCGGGTGCGACGGGGCACGCGGAGTGACCCGGGCCTCGCTCCCGCCCGAGCGGGTCCGGATCGCGCGGCACGACTACGGCATCGGCTGGCTGGCCCTGCTCGCCGAGGCGCCGCCGTCCGCCGACTGCGTGCTGTTCGGCTGCCACGCGCGCGGCTTCGCCGGACAGATGCCCCGCAGTCCGCAGGTGACCCGCTACTACCTCCAGTGCCCGCCGGGCGACGACCCGGAGAACTGGCCGCACGAACGCGTCTGGTCGGAGCTCCAGGAACGGCTCGGGGCGGCCGGTGTGCCGCCGCTGACCGAGGGCCGGCTGATCGAGAAGCGCGTACTGGACATGCACGATTACGTGGTCGAGCCGATGGTGCACGGCCGGCTCTACCTCGCCGGGGACGCGGCCCATCTGGTCGCCCCCATCGCCGCCAAGGGCATGAACCTCGCCCTGCACGACGCCTTCCTGCTCGGCGACGCCCTGGTCGCCCGGCTGACCACCGGCGACGGCAGCGGCCTCGACGGCTACGCGCAGGCGTGTCTGCGGCGCGTGTGGGACTACCAGGAGTTCTCGCAGTGGCTGTCCGAGGTGTACCACGGCACGGCGGCGGGCGACCCCTTCCGCGCGGGCACCACGCTCGCCCGGCTGCGCCGCCTGTTCACCTCGCCCGCGGCGGCCGCCGCCTTCGCCGAGCAGTACCTCGGGACGGCGGCGCGTCACTGA
- a CDS encoding ArsR/SmtB family transcription factor: protein MSARMHLSSAHNAHPRSPGEEQLALAAELLALLGDRTRLALLHALTGSEADVTTLTQACGAARPAVSQHLARLRLAGLVNTRKEGRRVIYSLRDGHLRRLVDEALNVADHRLSDRPPHD from the coding sequence ATGAGCGCACGCATGCACCTGTCATCTGCGCATAATGCGCATCCGCGCAGCCCCGGCGAGGAGCAGCTCGCGCTCGCCGCGGAACTCCTCGCCCTGCTGGGGGACCGCACCCGGCTCGCCCTGCTGCACGCGCTGACCGGGTCGGAGGCCGACGTCACGACGCTCACGCAGGCGTGCGGGGCGGCCAGACCGGCCGTCAGCCAGCACCTGGCCCGACTGCGCCTCGCGGGCCTGGTGAACACGCGCAAAGAGGGCCGCCGGGTGATCTACTCACTCCGCGACGGCCATCTGCGCCGGCTCGTCGACGAGGCGCTGAACGTGGCCGACCACCGCCTCAGCGACCGCCCCCCGCACGACTGA
- a CDS encoding cation diffusion facilitator family transporter — translation MAPRHGYVHSRAHRKGTHVSDRHEHSHPHDHTHGHRHDRRQRHGLRHRIGHLLAPHSHETADKVDSALESSARGMRALWVSLVVLGVTALAQAVVVAFSGSVALLGDTVHNTADALTAVPLGIAFVLGRRAATRRFTYGYGRAEDLAGLVIVLTIAASAAFAGWTAVDRLLDPRPVTHVPAVAVAALVGFAGNEWVARYRIRVGRSIGSAALVADGLHARTDGFTSLAVLLGAGGSALGWQRADPVVGLVITAAIVLVLRDAAREVFRRVMDAVDPALVDRAERALTEVPGVRGVGELRLRWIGHRLRAEVAVVVDGEVTVREAHRIAVDAEHALLHAVPRLTAALVHADPEPAPGESDPHLPLAHHVAA, via the coding sequence ATGGCGCCTCGGCATGGGTACGTCCACTCTCGCGCGCACCGAAAGGGGACCCACGTGAGCGACCGGCACGAGCACTCCCACCCCCACGACCACACCCACGGGCACCGGCACGACCGGCGGCAGCGGCACGGCCTGCGCCATCGGATCGGCCACCTCCTCGCCCCGCACTCCCACGAGACGGCCGACAAGGTCGACTCCGCCCTGGAGTCCTCGGCCCGCGGGATGCGGGCGCTGTGGGTCTCGCTCGTCGTCCTCGGCGTGACGGCGCTGGCCCAGGCGGTCGTGGTGGCCTTCTCCGGATCGGTGGCGCTGCTCGGGGACACGGTGCACAACACCGCGGACGCGCTGACCGCCGTCCCGCTCGGGATCGCCTTCGTGCTGGGCCGGCGCGCGGCCACGCGCCGCTTCACTTACGGCTACGGGCGGGCCGAGGACCTGGCGGGGCTGGTGATCGTGCTGACGATCGCCGCCTCCGCGGCCTTCGCGGGCTGGACGGCCGTGGACCGGCTGCTGGATCCGCGCCCGGTCACACACGTCCCGGCGGTCGCCGTGGCCGCTCTCGTCGGCTTCGCCGGCAACGAGTGGGTGGCCCGCTACCGCATCCGCGTCGGCCGCTCGATCGGCTCGGCGGCGCTGGTCGCCGACGGGCTGCACGCCCGTACCGACGGATTCACCTCACTGGCCGTGCTGCTGGGCGCCGGAGGCTCGGCCCTCGGATGGCAACGGGCGGACCCGGTCGTCGGGCTGGTGATCACGGCGGCGATCGTCCTGGTCCTGCGGGACGCGGCCCGGGAGGTGTTCCGCCGGGTGATGGACGCCGTCGACCCGGCGCTGGTGGACCGGGCCGAGCGGGCCCTGACCGAGGTTCCCGGGGTGCGCGGAGTGGGTGAGCTGCGGTTGCGCTGGATCGGCCACCGGCTGCGCGCCGAGGTGGCGGTCGTGGTGGACGGCGAGGTGACGGTGCGCGAGGCCCACCGCATCGCCGTGGACGCCGAGCACGCGCTGCTGCACGCGGTACCGCGCCTGACCGCGGCCCTGGTACACGCGGATCCGGAGCCGGCCCCGGGCGAGAGCGACCCCCATCTGCCACTGGCTCACCACGTCGCGGCGTAG
- a CDS encoding XRE family transcriptional regulator → MSDLDLLTQSLARSVKHWRAVRGFTLDVLAARAGVSRGMLIQIEQARTNPSLGTVVKIGDALGVSITTLLDYEQGPNVRIVPAEQAVRLWHTDAGSYNRLLAGTEAPGPLELWDWRLMPGESSPSDPHPAGTTELLHVTAGELTLTVDGVEHRVPAGASVHFEANVPHTYGNTGEGPMEMVMAVSVPPVT, encoded by the coding sequence GTGTCGGACCTCGACCTGCTGACCCAGTCCCTGGCGCGGAGCGTCAAGCACTGGCGCGCGGTGCGCGGCTTCACCCTGGACGTGCTCGCCGCCCGGGCGGGGGTCAGCCGCGGCATGCTCATCCAGATCGAGCAGGCCCGTACCAACCCCAGCCTCGGCACCGTCGTCAAGATCGGCGACGCACTCGGCGTCAGCATCACCACCCTGCTCGACTACGAGCAGGGCCCGAACGTCCGCATCGTCCCGGCCGAGCAGGCCGTACGGCTGTGGCACACCGACGCCGGCAGCTACAACCGGCTTCTCGCGGGCACCGAGGCGCCCGGCCCGCTGGAGCTGTGGGACTGGCGGCTCATGCCCGGCGAGAGCAGCCCGTCGGACCCGCACCCCGCCGGCACGACCGAACTGCTGCACGTCACGGCGGGCGAACTGACCCTCACCGTCGACGGCGTCGAGCACCGGGTGCCCGCGGGCGCCAGCGTCCACTTCGAGGCCAACGTCCCGCACACGTACGGCAACACCGGCGAGGGGCCCATGGAGATGGTCATGGCCGTCTCGGTGCCGCCCGTGACCTGA